Below is a window of Nocardia asteroides DNA.
GGCCAAGGTCGTCGACGACGACAAATACACCCATTCCTTCGAACACCTCGAGCGGATGGACCCGGTGGCGTTGCGGGCCTCGCTCGACGCGCTCGCCCGGCAGTTGGGGGACTCGCCGCAATTGACCGCGGCGGCACTGGATTCGGTGGGTTCGCTGGCCGCGGTCATCAGTGATCGTCGTGACGAGGTCGAGCGGTTGCTGCGCAATATCGACAAGGTCTCGAGCGTGGTGTCCGACAACCAGAACGCCGTACTCCTGCTGCTGACCCGTGGCCAGGCCATCGGCGACGCGGTCGCCCGACGCCAATCGCTGGTCACCGAGCTGCTCGACAGCATCGCCGCGCTCTCGGCGGATCTGCAGGCGATGGGCGTCGAGAACGCCGGACAGCTCGCACCGTTGATCGCCGATCTCAACACCATGTCGGCGGGCTTGCAGAACAACAAGGCCAATCTGGACAACCTGTTCCAGATCATGCCGGTCACGCTCCGGCAGTTCAACAACTCGCTCGGAAACGGCCCCTACGGGGAGATCTACCTGCCGTGGATGTTCCCCGACAACTGGCTGTGTGCCGTGCAGGCCGTGGAAGGTTGCCGCTGATGCGCACGACATTCGTCCGCCTGGCCGTGCTGGCCGCTGTCGCCGTCCTGGCTGCGGGCTGCTCCGCGCTGCCGCACAGCCTGACCTCGTTGCCGGACCGGCTGCTCGGCAAGGAAGAGACCATCACGGCGGACTTCGAGAACGTCGCCGGCCTCTACGTCGGCAACGAAGTCTCCGTCCTCGGCATGCCGGTGGGCCGGGTGACCGAGCTCGTGCCGCAAGGAAAGTACGTGCAGGTGCACATGGTCGTCGATGCCGAGGTCGACCTGCCCGCCGACGTGGTCGCGGCGCTGGTCTCGCCCCAGATGATCACTAACCGCCACATCGAACTCACCCCCGCCTACACCGGCGGCCCCACCCTGCCCCGCGGCAGCCACATTCCGTTCGGCCGCACCAGAACGCCCGTCGAGCTGGACCGTATCCTGCGCAATTTCGATGACATCGGAAAGGCGCTGGCGGGCAGCAACACCGACGGCCCGATGGCGAGCCGGGTGCTGTTTCCGCTGCTCGACGGCAACGGTGACCGCATCCGCGAGACCTTGGCCGCGCTCTCCGGGGCCTTCGAGGTGACCTTGGCCAACAAGGATCAGATCTCCAACGCGATCGTCCGGCTCAACGACGTCACCCAGATCCTCGCCGAGAACGACGCGACGGTCCGCGACTTCAGCGCCCGGCTGACCCAGCTGGTCACCCTGATGCGGGAGCAAGCTCCGGGACTCCAGGCGGTCCTCGCCCAGCTCAACGACTTCGTCGCCAACACCAGCGCCGTCGTCGGGGAGAACGAGCAGCCGCTGACGGACGCGCTGCTGCGATTGATCACGATCACCGCGCAGATGCGCGACCACGCACGAGGACTCACCGAGGTCGTCGACATCGCCCCGCTGTTCCTCGGCAACCTGGGCAACGCGGTGAGCCCCGAAGCCAAGGCCGTTCGCCTGCATCTGCTCACGGACAAGAGCCTGCTCGACAACGAACTGCTCTCGCTGTTCTGCCAGCGGGTCGAGCTCCGGGCAGACGGCTGCCGAACCGGCAGGCTCGAGGACTTCGGCCCCGACTTCGGGCTGTTCGCCGCGCTGCTGGGGCTGACCCGATGAGCCACAGCCTCTCCCGTGCGGCGGTGCTGGCGCTGACGATCTGCTCGGTGGCCGGCTGCACGATGACCGTCGACTCCATGCCCCTGCCCAAACCCGGCCTCGACGGCCCCACCTACACGGTCCGGGCGATGTTCGACAACGCGTTGAACCTGCCCGATCGCGCGCACGTGAAGGCAGGCGGCACCGACATCGGCATCGTCACCGGCCTCGACACCACCGATTTCGTGGCGACGGTCGAGCTGGAGATCCGCGCGGACGTTCGCCTGCCGCGCGGATCTCGGGCCGAACTTCGCCAGCCGACACCGCTGGGCGACATCTATGTCGCGGTCGTGCTGCCCGAACTCCGCCCCGGCACACCGATGCTGGCCGACGGCGACGTCA
It encodes the following:
- a CDS encoding MCE family protein yields the protein MTSTRPPERLTRVIDDILTTLRLPTVGRMWQAIPSYSGNRHWWLGVGAGAVVVVLLFGSSALTRFDLGSRTVHAEFAQTAGLRAGDSVDIAGIEVGTVKSTRLAGDRIEAALAIDSEIRVGDDAKAAIKMSTILGRMHVELDPGAPSAPRSRRIPLERTEVPYNLAKVVDDDKYTHSFEHLERMDPVALRASLDALARQLGDSPQLTAAALDSVGSLAAVISDRRDEVERLLRNIDKVSSVVSDNQNAVLLLLTRGQAIGDAVARRQSLVTELLDSIAALSADLQAMGVENAGQLAPLIADLNTMSAGLQNNKANLDNLFQIMPVTLRQFNNSLGNGPYGEIYLPWMFPDNWLCAVQAVEGCR
- a CDS encoding MCE family protein, with protein sequence MRTTFVRLAVLAAVAVLAAGCSALPHSLTSLPDRLLGKEETITADFENVAGLYVGNEVSVLGMPVGRVTELVPQGKYVQVHMVVDAEVDLPADVVAALVSPQMITNRHIELTPAYTGGPTLPRGSHIPFGRTRTPVELDRILRNFDDIGKALAGSNTDGPMASRVLFPLLDGNGDRIRETLAALSGAFEVTLANKDQISNAIVRLNDVTQILAENDATVRDFSARLTQLVTLMREQAPGLQAVLAQLNDFVANTSAVVGENEQPLTDALLRLITITAQMRDHARGLTEVVDIAPLFLGNLGNAVSPEAKAVRLHLLTDKSLLDNELLSLFCQRVELRADGCRTGRLEDFGPDFGLFAALLGLTR